One Styela clava chromosome 4, kaStyClav1.hap1.2, whole genome shotgun sequence genomic window, ctgaagcgcccttCCTATTATTCGGAAAATTTCatacacaaattaaaatatattattccaGAAAATTAAGCAGGAATGAAGAGGAATATTGGGAGAAAATGATTGAAAAGTATTTGAAACCAATTAACAAGAAAAAACCAGAACAGAAAAAGAAGGATGAGAAAATAGGGGAAGAGCTAAAAGAATTACGAGATAAAATGAGTGCTGCATATTTTTTCGTCAACAGTATCTGGATAGTTCTAACATTTTCTCTTACAATGATTATACATGACGTCAATATAACGTTCCATGATAAATACGGGAACGCAATTGTGGTAAGACTTGATAATAAATCATTAAATTAGGTtctattacatttgaacccacgtacatttgaacccatgacaattgcacctgtatgctattgcacctatggaattttttttgtttcacggatagttaaacccatactaaccctaacccatgggttttagcacccgcatatagattcaacccgtggatatacgcatgggttcaaatgtacatgggttcaaatgtacggtcaccattaaATTAGAGTAATGCGCTATGAGTAGGAACTAAATGCATTGATGGATTTTGCAACTGTTGACTTACTGTTGAAGTATGCAGCTTTCGTATGAGTCATTCAAGCAGTAATGATTAAATgattaaaaatgattaaaaaataacaacgcGATTGTTTTCTTTCAAGAGTAGTCAGTAGATCTATCTATTATCGCAAGCACGTAATCTTTTATCAATCAAACTAAAACTAAGTTCGCATTTGAAACAAGTGTATTCTGTATATTATACGTAAGAATTCCGAATATTGGCTATTTTAATTCTGGTGTTTCAAGTGGATTCTACAAACCTTTACCTATCTAGTAAGTAATCCtgaatgttttcatttatttttcagctCAATCCCCTCGCATTTGTgtttctcatattttttgctTCCATTTTGCTTGTCCAGTTTATAACAATGTTGCTACATCGATGGGATACATTTCTTCATATGTTGTCAGAAACAAAACTTCGAGATAATACAAGTAAAAAACCGAGTACAGATTACCAGGCTCTTTCGTCTGGTTAGAACAATGTCGAAGCTCAATGTTGAAACTTTACTTGTCGATAGTCGTAATGATTTCCAATGCATTGATAGATTATGTAAATGcttttgatttaaatattttttctttgcaaACAAGCGCATGCAATTAGCCCCGCTCCTGGGTAACGCGTCAGTGACATTTCATTTTTTAGCTTGTTCATTTTTCAGCATATATGCAGCGATAGCCAGcgaataatagaaaaaaaactaGACTGCCTTGCTATCGACATTAATCAAATTTTAGCAGCGAATACCTTCTGATATGtggaaatttcaatttcttaAAGTATAATGAAttctttttgatatttacaGAAATTTATAGCACTGTAAAATAATTTCACATGTGACTAGCCATCATTCATTTATCATGGGCAACTTTATTACGCATCACACCACATGTTCGGTAACAATGACTTGTCCAGAATGTGAAGTGCAAAAGCAAGAGCGCGTATCATGCTATGATCCTGAAATCCTATCATGAGtgaatgatatttttataaatacctTGATCGAaaagcgaataatgataatttcTAGTTTGGTATTTATGACAACACAATCATCACATGGCGGACTTGAGTCTTGGCTGTAAATTTCTGTGGTCCGAAATCTTTTTAAGTCTCGTATTCCTCTTACGTCAACTTCTAGCActcgtgccccccccccccccccccccccaaaggTCGTCATTCAAAAAATAAGAGAGCAATGCACGCTTTGTCAGCATTCTTGGACATCTCGATTTACTTTGGCAATATCAAAGGCAATGCAATTGAcgttttattttcgttttttaggaatatttgaaattaaattgtaTTCTCTCTGCGT contains:
- the LOC144422124 gene encoding uncharacterized protein LOC144422124 — translated: MLLCINEYQQNAKDNRDADKIQDEKGNYGCMIGNLCNCAICINPRGKYKLVTNKETISTQNDSTDRNESPIVSQRALNAEEKSRKIVLFQQALNTHMRIGESSEKPTVDIFKSSDRQEIYWNLDDQQPFHEPLAMVKLSRNEEEYWEKMIEKYLKPINKKKPEQKKKDEKIGEELKELRDKMSAAYFFVNSIWIVLTFSLTMIIHDVNITFHDKYGNAIVLNPLAFVFLIFFASILLVQFITMLLHRWDTFLHMLSETKLRDNTSKKPSTDYQALSSG